Proteins encoded together in one Prevotella scopos JCM 17725 window:
- a CDS encoding DDE transposase, translated as MKIQKISDITPTLPFTEFDFLQSYRDSFAKSELGRIHSQLPLKELAAACTSRSHKSKRGKKPLFSCEGEIALMFLKSYTGLSDDGLIEMLNGSIHMQMFCDALIDPSCPIRDGKIVSAIRNRLARLLDIDSLQGILYAKWKDSLKDKDLCLTDATCYESYLRFPTDIKLLWECCHWLHKLLVSECKHLSERVPRSKYNDVEKARLAYAKQRKHTASSTRKLRRRLLKLLSKLLSQWYRLCKLYSPCISLSAEQEKRLSAIRAVFRQQSALFSGKEVRHRIVSIDRPYLRPIVRGKENKRVEFGAKVNNIQIDGISFIEHHSFEAFNEGVRLKQCVEYQESLTGVKVKRVGADSIYANNANRTMCTEKGITTCFVRKGPKPKEESECLRTARKIIGNLRATVMEGSFGNQKQHYAVGRIKARNMFSETLLLFFGIHTANAAILAARLMARDMKKVA; from the coding sequence GTGAAGATACAAAAAATTTCTGATATAACACCAACTTTGCCCTTTACAGAGTTTGATTTTTTACAGAGCTATCGTGACAGCTTTGCAAAAAGCGAACTTGGACGTATCCATTCCCAGCTCCCACTTAAGGAGTTGGCAGCAGCATGTACGAGTCGTAGCCATAAGAGCAAGCGGGGCAAAAAGCCTCTTTTTTCGTGTGAGGGAGAAATAGCCCTGATGTTCCTCAAGTCATACACAGGTCTGTCTGACGATGGCTTGATAGAGATGCTTAACGGAAGCATCCACATGCAGATGTTCTGTGACGCTCTGATAGACCCTTCCTGTCCCATTAGGGATGGAAAGATTGTAAGTGCCATACGCAACCGTCTTGCCCGTCTTCTTGACATAGACAGCCTTCAGGGCATATTGTACGCCAAATGGAAAGACAGCCTCAAGGACAAGGACCTATGCCTGACGGATGCAACCTGTTATGAGAGCTACCTGCGCTTCCCGACAGACATCAAGCTACTCTGGGAGTGTTGCCATTGGCTTCACAAGCTGCTTGTCTCCGAGTGTAAGCACCTGTCGGAGCGTGTTCCGAGGAGCAAGTATAATGATGTTGAGAAGGCTAGGCTTGCATACGCCAAGCAGCGCAAGCACACAGCATCATCCACGCGCAAGCTCAGGAGAAGACTTCTGAAACTGCTCTCCAAACTTCTTTCTCAGTGGTACCGTCTTTGCAAATTGTATAGCCCTTGTATCAGCCTGTCGGCAGAACAGGAAAAGCGTCTCTCCGCCATACGTGCCGTATTCCGCCAACAGTCAGCCTTGTTTTCAGGCAAGGAAGTCAGGCACCGTATTGTCAGCATCGACCGTCCCTACCTCCGTCCCATTGTCAGGGGCAAGGAAAACAAGCGTGTGGAGTTTGGGGCAAAGGTCAACAACATACAGATTGACGGCATATCATTCATAGAGCACCACAGCTTTGAGGCTTTCAACGAGGGTGTTCGTCTTAAGCAATGTGTTGAGTATCAGGAATCTCTGACGGGGGTCAAAGTTAAGCGTGTCGGTGCCGATTCCATATATGCCAACAATGCCAACCGAACAATGTGTACGGAAAAAGGCATAACCACCTGTTTCGTCAGAAAAGGTCCCAAGCCCAAAGAAGAATCAGAATGTCTCAGGACGGCGAGAAAGATTATTGGAAACCTCAGGGCCACTGTAATGGAGGGCAGCTTCGGGAATCAGAAACAGCACTATGCCGTTGGGCGCATCAAGGCACGTAACATGTTCAGCGAAACATTACTGCTCTTCTTCGGAATCCATACGGCTAATGCCGCCATTCTTGCCGCAAGGCTGATGGCCAGGGACATGAAGAAGGTGGCTTGA
- a CDS encoding tRNA1(Val) (adenine(37)-N6)-methyltransferase gives MGFTFKQFHIIDEHTAMKVGTDGVLLGAWAEGGLKILDIGTGTALIALMMAQRFPSASIDAIEIDEGALEDARFNVMRSPFSDNINILNKSLQDYCPYCETKEEGIYDAIVCNPPYFINSLKNPLQQRTTARHTDTLSHQELIFHSKRLLKANGTLSIIIPSDNKNLLEAEAIFNGLSVHKITYIKTKSSKPAKRCLIELSKNSKTQRIINEEVLTNADNSLTDWYHNLTKEFYIR, from the coding sequence ATGGGCTTCACTTTCAAACAATTTCATATCATCGATGAGCATACAGCCATGAAGGTTGGAACGGATGGTGTGTTACTTGGGGCCTGGGCAGAAGGAGGATTAAAAATCCTTGACATAGGAACGGGGACAGCACTTATTGCTCTTATGATGGCACAACGTTTTCCATCAGCAAGCATTGATGCAATTGAGATTGATGAAGGAGCCCTTGAAGATGCACGTTTTAACGTCATGCGGTCTCCATTCAGTGATAATATAAATATTCTCAACAAGTCATTGCAAGATTATTGTCCCTACTGCGAAACAAAAGAAGAAGGGATATATGACGCTATTGTTTGCAATCCACCCTACTTTATTAACTCATTAAAAAATCCTTTACAGCAAAGGACAACTGCAAGACATACTGACACGCTCTCTCACCAAGAGCTTATCTTTCATTCAAAACGACTTCTTAAAGCAAACGGGACTCTTTCAATCATCATCCCTTCAGATAATAAAAATTTACTTGAAGCAGAGGCTATATTTAACGGATTATCTGTGCACAAAATAACATACATAAAAACTAAATCTTCGAAACCAGCAAAACGTTGTCTGATTGAATTATCAAAGAATTCTAAAACACAACGCATCATAAATGAAGAGGTGCTTACAAACGCTGATAATTCTCTTACCGATTGGTATCATAATCTGACAAAAGAATTTTATATCAGATAA